Proteins from a genomic interval of Salmo salar chromosome ssa14, Ssal_v3.1, whole genome shotgun sequence:
- the LOC106568888 gene encoding calreticulin isoform X2 gives MHGDSNYNIMFGPDICGPATKKIHVIINYKGKNHLIRKDIRCKDDEYTHLYTLILNPDNTYEVKIDNKKVESGSLEEDWDILPPKKVKDPEAVKPDHWDERERMEDPDDKKPEDWDRPENIADPDAKQPEDWDDEMDGEWEPPMVSNPDYKGEWKPRTIDNPDYKGKWLHPEIDNPDYSADSEIYRFDSIGVIGLDLWQVKSGTIFDNFLITDDATLAEEVGNETWGQTKDPEKKMKESQEEKERKKLEAEEMARKEETKDEPGEEEEEEEEEELEHEEEEDEEEGETGAQEEEEESDSIKDEL, from the exons ATGCATGGAGACTCTAACTACAACATCATGTTCG GTCCAGACATCTGTGGCCCAGCCACCAAGAAAATTCATGTCATTATCAACTACAAGGGCAAGAATCACCTCATCAGAAAGGACATCAGATGCAAG GATGATGAGTACACCCATCTGTACACTCTGATCTTGAACCCTGACAACACGTATGAGGTGAAGATTGACAACAAGAAGGTGGAGTCTGGAAGTCTGGAGGAGGACTGGGACATTCTGCCCCCTAAAAAGGTCAAGGACCCCGAGGCTGTGAAACCAGATCactgggatgagagagagaggatggaggaccCAGACGATAAGAAACCAGAG GACTGGGATAGGCCCGAGAACATTGCTGACCCTGACGCTAAGCAGCCTGAGGATTGGGATGATGAGATGGACGGTGAATGGGAGCCACCCATGGTCTCCAACCCTGACTATAAG GGTGAATGGAAACCCCGCACGATCGATAACCCTGACTACAAGGGCAAATGGTTGCATCCTGAGATTGACAATCCAGACTACAGTGCAGACTCTGAGATCTACAGATTTGACAGCATAGGAGTCATTGGCCTGGACCTGTGGCAG GTGAAATCTGGGACCATCTTCGATAACTTCCTGATCACAGATGATGCTACGCTGGCAGAAGAAGTTGGCAATGAGACCTGGGGTCAGACTAAG GACCCAGAGAAAAAGATGAAGGAGtcccaggaggagaaggagaggaagaaactAGAGGCAGAAGAGATGGCGAGGAAAGAGGAGACAAAAGATGAGcctggagaagaggaggaggaggaagaagaggaagagttggagcatgaagaggaggaagacgaggaagAAGGGGAGACTGGagcacaggaagaggaggaggaatcaGATTCTATAAAGGATGAACTTTAG
- the LOC106568888 gene encoding calreticulin isoform X1, whose protein sequence is MLVSVLLMIALASAKPSVYFREQFEDDAWNTRWVESSHRSDYGKFVLTAGKFYGDAEKDKGLQTSQDAHFYSSSARFEPFSNQGKTLVIQFTVKHEQNIDCGGGYIKLFPADLDQADMHGDSNYNIMFGPDICGPATKKIHVIINYKGKNHLIRKDIRCKDDEYTHLYTLILNPDNTYEVKIDNKKVESGSLEEDWDILPPKKVKDPEAVKPDHWDERERMEDPDDKKPEDWDRPENIADPDAKQPEDWDDEMDGEWEPPMVSNPDYKGEWKPRTIDNPDYKGKWLHPEIDNPDYSADSEIYRFDSIGVIGLDLWQVKSGTIFDNFLITDDATLAEEVGNETWGQTKDPEKKMKESQEEKERKKLEAEEMARKEETKDEPGEEEEEEEEEELEHEEEEDEEEGETGAQEEEEESDSIKDEL, encoded by the exons ATGCTAGTGTCGGTGCTATTGATGATTGCACTAGCCAGTGCTAAACCATCGGTGTATTTTCGAGAGCAGTTTGAAGATG ATGCTTGGAATACCCGTTGGGTTGAATCCAGCCATAGGTCGGACTATGGCAAATTTGTCCTGACTGCTGGGAAATTCTATGGAGATGCAGAGAAAGACAAAG GTCTCCAGACCAGCCAGGATGCCCACTTCTACTCTTCTTCTGCTCGCTTTGAGCCCTTCAGCAACCAGGGAAAGACCCTGGTGATCCAGTTCACTGTGAAGCACGAGCAGAACATCGACTGCGGGGGAGGCTACATCAAGCTGTTCCCCGCTGACCTCGACCAGGCAGACATGCATGGAGACTCTAACTACAACATCATGTTCG GTCCAGACATCTGTGGCCCAGCCACCAAGAAAATTCATGTCATTATCAACTACAAGGGCAAGAATCACCTCATCAGAAAGGACATCAGATGCAAG GATGATGAGTACACCCATCTGTACACTCTGATCTTGAACCCTGACAACACGTATGAGGTGAAGATTGACAACAAGAAGGTGGAGTCTGGAAGTCTGGAGGAGGACTGGGACATTCTGCCCCCTAAAAAGGTCAAGGACCCCGAGGCTGTGAAACCAGATCactgggatgagagagagaggatggaggaccCAGACGATAAGAAACCAGAG GACTGGGATAGGCCCGAGAACATTGCTGACCCTGACGCTAAGCAGCCTGAGGATTGGGATGATGAGATGGACGGTGAATGGGAGCCACCCATGGTCTCCAACCCTGACTATAAG GGTGAATGGAAACCCCGCACGATCGATAACCCTGACTACAAGGGCAAATGGTTGCATCCTGAGATTGACAATCCAGACTACAGTGCAGACTCTGAGATCTACAGATTTGACAGCATAGGAGTCATTGGCCTGGACCTGTGGCAG GTGAAATCTGGGACCATCTTCGATAACTTCCTGATCACAGATGATGCTACGCTGGCAGAAGAAGTTGGCAATGAGACCTGGGGTCAGACTAAG GACCCAGAGAAAAAGATGAAGGAGtcccaggaggagaaggagaggaagaaactAGAGGCAGAAGAGATGGCGAGGAAAGAGGAGACAAAAGATGAGcctggagaagaggaggaggaggaagaagaggaagagttggagcatgaagaggaggaagacgaggaagAAGGGGAGACTGGagcacaggaagaggaggaggaatcaGATTCTATAAAGGATGAACTTTAG